One Candidatus Omnitrophota bacterium DNA segment encodes these proteins:
- the trxA gene encoding thioredoxin has product MSTQHFTDTNFKKEVLESEIPVLVDFWAAWCSPCKQIAPIIDELAKEYAGKIKIGKVDVDNNSKIPTQYGIMSIPTIIFFKQGKVMGQLVGVASKSDLKRKIEENL; this is encoded by the coding sequence ATGAGTACGCAACATTTTACGGATACAAATTTTAAAAAAGAGGTTTTGGAATCTGAAATACCGGTTTTAGTGGATTTTTGGGCTGCTTGGTGTTCTCCTTGTAAGCAAATCGCTCCAATCATTGATGAGTTAGCTAAAGAGTATGCGGGAAAGATTAAAATTGGTAAAGTTGATGTTGATAACAATTCTAAGATTCCTACCCAGTACGGGATAATGTCAATACCGACGATAATATTTTTTAAACAAGGTAAAGTTATGGGCCAGCTTGTCGGAGTAGCCAGTAAGTCTGATCTGAAGCGCAAGATCGAAGAAAACCTTTAA
- a CDS encoding AAA family ATPase, with product MRKIFIAATKQNDGKTTVSLGIIRNLQEKFGKVGFIKPIGQRYLEEEGLKIDEDSILIEEVCGIKSGLKDMSPIAVEKGFTEKYIAKPDKKNISSQIQESFRRVSKNQELVVIEGTGHAGVGSVFDHSNATVAKLLGSKVIIISSGGVGRPIDEVILNKALFEKEGVKVLGVIVNKVLPTKFDKINRLVRKGLERKGVDVLGVLPYDPMLARPTIEQILEETDFEVICGKEYLERSVSKVIVAAMEPRDAARYITEDSLMITPGDRQDMITIALNCFRDLVNKKLKICGIVLTCGITPDEPTMNLLSKAQIPVLLAKSDTYDVATCVHDLTVKIRSCDTEKINAVVKLIKENVDFNKILKGI from the coding sequence ATGCGAAAAATTTTTATTGCCGCTACTAAGCAAAATGACGGCAAGACTACGGTTTCTTTAGGGATAATTAGGAATCTGCAGGAAAAATTTGGCAAGGTAGGTTTTATTAAGCCTATCGGCCAGCGCTATCTTGAAGAAGAGGGTTTAAAGATTGATGAAGATTCTATTCTTATCGAGGAGGTTTGTGGGATAAAATCCGGGCTTAAGGATATGAGCCCGATTGCGGTAGAAAAAGGTTTTACCGAAAAATACATAGCCAAGCCCGATAAAAAGAATATCTCTAGCCAAATTCAAGAGTCTTTCCGCAGGGTCTCTAAAAATCAGGAGTTGGTTGTAATTGAGGGTACTGGCCATGCCGGTGTGGGCTCGGTATTTGACCATTCTAATGCAACAGTTGCGAAGCTTCTAGGTTCAAAAGTAATTATTATTTCTTCAGGCGGTGTTGGTAGGCCGATAGATGAAGTTATTTTAAATAAGGCCCTTTTTGAAAAAGAAGGAGTTAAAGTTTTGGGAGTAATTGTAAATAAAGTCCTGCCGACTAAATTTGACAAAATTAACCGGTTAGTAAGAAAAGGATTGGAAAGAAAAGGGGTTGATGTTTTAGGTGTATTGCCTTATGATCCTATGCTTGCCCGGCCGACAATTGAGCAGATTTTAGAAGAAACGGATTTTGAGGTTATTTGTGGTAAAGAATACCTGGAGCGGTCAGTTTCAAAGGTAATTGTTGCGGCAATGGAGCCGCGCGATGCCGCACGTTACATCACCGAAGATAGCCTAATGATTACTCCAGGCGACCGGCAGGATATGATTACTATTGCCTTGAACTGTTTCCGTGATTTAGTTAATAAAAAGCTAAAAATCTGCGGAATAGTTTTAACGTGTGGTATTACTCCGGATGAGCCGACTATGAATCTTTTGTCCAAAGCCCAGATTCCGGTTTTATTAGCCAAATCCGATACTTATGATGTGGCTACTTGCGTACATGATTTAACGGTGAAGATCAGGAGTTGTGATACTGAGAAGATTAATGCCGTAGTGAAATTAATTAAGGAAAATGTGGACTTTAATAAAATTCTAAAGGGGATCTAA
- a CDS encoding phosphate acyltransferase, translated as MDAISRIHKQAQKKIKKIVLPEYDDKRTIEAARIVQQEALAVPLVLTPDVIDKNELERYIQEYYQLYQSKDIDLATVRNLFSDNLYYAAMMTREGKADGLVAGAIHTTADIARACIRCVGLDERFTIASSCFIMDVPNCQYGDNGTFIFADCGVIPDPNARQLSCIALTAAELAGKVLNLTPRVAFLSYSTKGSAKTKSVEKITEALVLLKEQSPNILADGEMQADAAIVPEVAQIKCPDSPINGRANVLVFPNLEAGNIGYKLVQRLSGCRAIGPLFLGLNKPASDLSRGCFVEDIVDSVAVTAIRAQ; from the coding sequence ATGGATGCAATTAGCAGGATTCACAAGCAAGCACAGAAAAAAATTAAAAAAATAGTTTTACCGGAGTATGATGATAAGCGAACGATTGAAGCTGCGCGTATTGTTCAGCAGGAGGCACTGGCCGTTCCTTTAGTTTTAACTCCGGATGTGATTGATAAGAATGAATTAGAGCGTTATATTCAGGAGTATTATCAATTATATCAATCAAAGGATATAGATTTAGCTACAGTAAGGAATCTTTTTTCCGATAATCTCTATTATGCGGCAATGATGACCCGAGAGGGTAAGGCTGATGGTTTAGTTGCTGGGGCAATTCATACTACTGCGGATATCGCGCGTGCTTGTATCCGTTGCGTTGGTTTAGATGAACGTTTTACCATTGCTTCAAGTTGTTTCATTATGGATGTACCAAATTGTCAGTATGGGGATAATGGGACATTTATTTTTGCCGACTGCGGAGTGATTCCTGATCCTAATGCGCGCCAGTTATCTTGTATTGCATTAACTGCTGCTGAATTAGCCGGAAAAGTTTTAAATCTTACTCCACGTGTAGCGTTTTTAAGTTATTCCACAAAGGGTTCAGCTAAAACAAAATCCGTGGAAAAAATCACCGAAGCCTTAGTTTTGCTTAAAGAACAATCGCCTAATATATTAGCCGACGGTGAAATGCAGGCGGATGCTGCCATTGTACCTGAAGTAGCGCAGATAAAATGTCCCGATAGTCCGATTAACGGTAGGGCTAATGTGCTTGTTTTTCCAAATCTTGAAGCTGGCAATATCGGATACAAACTTGTACAACGTTTGAGCGGTTGCCGTGCAATTGGGCCGCTATTCTTGGGATTAAATAAACCGGCAAGCGATCTATCGCGCGGTTGTTTTGTTGAAGATATTGTTGATAGTGTAGCGGTGACAGCAATTAGGGCGCAATAA
- a CDS encoding acetate kinase yields MKILVINSGSSSIKYKLFDMPSQRLISKGSIGHIGEAGSKFSNHYSGLKIILEEIKLVDAVGHRVVHGAEKFKRPTLVDKNVIREIKKCCAIAPLHNPANLAGILACQKLLPGKKQVAVFDTAFHQSIPEHAYIYGLPYDYYQKFGIRKYGFHGTSHEYVTAEASRILRKPLNKLKLITCHLGNGCSITAVDKGKSVDTSMGFTPLEGLVMGTRCGDTDPALITHIMRKKKIDTKEMDRILNKESGLKGISGISNDMRLLEEKANAGNLRAKLAVDIFVYRIRKYIGAYLAVLCELDALIFTAGIGENQPNIREKICKGLFACLGINPKILVIPTNEELMIARQTYKLIKR; encoded by the coding sequence ATGAAGATACTGGTGATTAATAGCGGAAGTTCATCAATTAAATATAAGCTTTTTGATATGCCCTCACAGAGGTTAATTTCAAAAGGTTCCATTGGCCATATTGGTGAAGCAGGCTCCAAGTTTAGTAACCATTATTCTGGTTTAAAAATTATATTAGAAGAGATTAAATTGGTGGATGCGGTTGGCCATCGTGTAGTCCATGGTGCGGAAAAATTTAAAAGGCCTACATTAGTCGATAAAAATGTAATTAGAGAGATAAAAAAGTGTTGCGCAATCGCTCCTCTGCATAATCCGGCTAATTTAGCCGGTATACTCGCCTGTCAAAAGCTTCTGCCTGGGAAAAAGCAGGTTGCGGTTTTTGATACCGCATTTCATCAAAGTATTCCCGAACATGCTTATATATATGGTTTGCCTTATGATTATTATCAAAAGTTTGGGATTAGAAAATATGGCTTTCATGGCACAAGCCATGAGTATGTGACTGCGGAAGCCAGCCGTATCCTGAGGAAGCCACTGAATAAATTAAAATTAATAACCTGTCATTTGGGAAATGGTTGTAGTATCACTGCGGTCGATAAAGGAAAATCCGTTGATACTAGCATGGGTTTTACTCCTCTTGAGGGTTTGGTTATGGGTACTCGCTGTGGAGATACTGATCCTGCTTTGATTACTCATATCATGCGTAAGAAAAAAATCGATACAAAGGAAATGGATCGTATCTTGAATAAAGAAAGCGGTTTAAAAGGTATATCCGGTATCAGTAATGATATGCGTTTACTTGAAGAAAAGGCTAATGCGGGTAACCTTCGGGCGAAATTAGCCGTAGATATTTTTGTTTATCGCATTAGAAAATATATCGGAGCGTATTTGGCGGTATTGTGCGAGTTGGATGCCTTAATATTTACTGCAGGTATTGGTGAAAATCAGCCCAATATCCGGGAAAAAATTTGCAAAGGTTTATTTGCCTGTTTAGGAATAAACCCGAAAATTTTGGTTATCCCTACTAACGAGGAGTTAATGATTGCCCGGCAAACTTATAAATTAATAAAAAGATAA
- a CDS encoding aspartate 1-decarboxylase, with product MQRTMLKSKIHRATVTEANLNYEGSITIDSDLIQAADILEHEKVEVLNLNNGQRIETYVIKGKSASGVVCLNGPAARGSCPGDKVIIVSYISVEDKEAKSIESKIIKVDERNKIKN from the coding sequence ATGCAAAGGACTATGTTAAAATCTAAAATTCATAGAGCAACGGTGACAGAGGCAAATCTTAATTATGAGGGTAGTATTACTATTGATTCCGATTTGATCCAGGCAGCCGATATTCTTGAACATGAGAAAGTTGAAGTTTTGAATCTTAATAATGGCCAGCGTATCGAGACTTATGTAATTAAAGGAAAATCCGCAAGTGGAGTGGTTTGTCTTAACGGGCCGGCGGCACGAGGATCTTGCCCCGGAGATAAGGTGATTATTGTTTCTTATATATCAGTAGAAGATAAAGAAGCTAAGTCTATAGAATCGAAAATTATTAAAGTAGATGAAAGAAACAAAATTAAAAATTAG
- the def gene encoding peptide deformylase, with the protein MKETKLKIRVFGDSILRKKAKLITQISSEHRQILSRMAGTMYEGSGIGLAAPQIGISQQLIVVDIGEGLYKLINPVIIKKQGSQAISEGCLSVPGVCIKVKRAKHVWVEAKDENNHPLKIEAHDLFACVLQHEIDHLKGKLIIDYASFLEKLRIKKKLMALKTGARVCKLQL; encoded by the coding sequence ATGAAAGAAACAAAATTAAAAATTAGAGTATTTGGCGATTCAATTTTGAGGAAAAAAGCTAAATTAATTACGCAGATTTCTTCTGAACATCGACAGATTTTAAGCCGAATGGCCGGTACTATGTACGAAGGTTCAGGTATCGGTTTGGCTGCTCCCCAGATTGGCATAAGCCAGCAGTTAATTGTTGTCGATATCGGAGAAGGGCTTTATAAATTGATCAATCCTGTAATTATAAAAAAACAAGGCAGCCAGGCTATTAGCGAAGGCTGCCTAAGCGTACCGGGTGTTTGTATTAAGGTCAAGCGCGCAAAACATGTTTGGGTAGAAGCTAAAGATGAAAATAACCATCCGTTAAAAATCGAAGCCCATGATCTTTTTGCTTGTGTCCTGCAACATGAAATCGATCATTTAAAAGGAAAGCTCATAATTGATTACGCGTCATTTCTAGAAAAGTTACGTATTAAAAAAAAGTTAATGGCATTGAAAACAGGTGCTCGGGTTTGTAAACTGCAGCTTTAA
- the trxB gene encoding thioredoxin-disulfide reductase, whose amino-acid sequence MHDLIIIGAGPAGLTAALYAGRSRLDTLLIEKMAVGGRILMSESIENYPGFLGGVSTHELMGKMEAQVRDLGVKIINDEVLDLDCSKKIVKTTSTAYEASVIVIASGAAPRKLNVEGEGKYTGRGVSYCATCDAPFFKGKKVVIIGGGNAVAEEAIYLSRFANSVSVVHRRQDLRATEILQEKMRQNSKINFILSSVVTQIKGTQKVEAVTIKDILTGKESDFNCDGVFIYIGYVPETVFLKCKLEMDETGLILTDENMATSVEGVFACGDCRKKGLYQVINACGDGAVAADSAYKFIANKR is encoded by the coding sequence ATGCATGATTTAATTATTATTGGCGCAGGGCCTGCGGGTTTAACCGCGGCTCTTTATGCTGGCCGTAGCAGGCTGGATACATTGTTGATTGAGAAAATGGCTGTCGGCGGCAGGATACTTATGAGTGAGTCAATAGAAAACTATCCGGGTTTTCTTGGTGGAGTTTCTACGCATGAGTTGATGGGGAAGATGGAGGCGCAAGTTAGGGATTTAGGAGTCAAAATTATAAATGATGAAGTTTTGGATCTAGATTGTTCTAAAAAAATAGTTAAGACTACCAGCACGGCCTATGAAGCCAGCGTAATTGTTATCGCCAGCGGTGCAGCTCCTAGAAAATTAAATGTTGAAGGTGAAGGAAAATATACCGGACGTGGTGTTTCGTATTGCGCTACTTGTGACGCGCCTTTTTTTAAGGGAAAAAAGGTGGTAATTATTGGGGGAGGAAATGCCGTTGCCGAAGAGGCAATATATCTGAGCCGTTTTGCCAACTCAGTGAGCGTGGTTCACCGCCGTCAGGATCTACGCGCTACAGAAATCTTGCAGGAAAAGATGCGGCAGAATAGTAAAATAAATTTTATTTTAAGCAGCGTGGTTACGCAAATTAAGGGAACGCAGAAGGTGGAGGCAGTTACAATTAAAGATATTTTAACCGGAAAAGAGAGTGATTTTAATTGTGACGGAGTTTTTATTTACATCGGATATGTTCCGGAAACAGTATTTCTGAAATGTAAATTAGAAATGGATGAAACAGGCCTAATTCTTACGGATGAAAATATGGCTACTTCGGTTGAAGGGGTGTTTGCCTGCGGAGATTGCCGTAAAAAAGGGTTATATCAGGTAATTAATGCCTGCGGAGATGGCGCAGTGGCAGCTGATTCTGCTTATAAATTCATTGCAAATAAGAGGTAA
- a CDS encoding phosphoenolpyruvate carboxykinase (GTP), translated as MGQYPTTNKKLVDWVDKMVKLCGPDRIIWINGSDEQKLALEKESVSSGELIRLNQEKLPGCFLHRSAQDDVARTEHLTFICTKKKHDAGPNNNWMSPAAAYRKAKAIFKGAMAGRTMYVIPFSMGPVGSSFSKIGVELTDSQYVVLNMLIMTRCGDAVLRQLEKDDGFTKCLHSKAELDIKKRLILHFPEDNTIWSVGSGYGGNVLLGKKCLSLRIASFIAKKEKWMAEHMLIMGIEEPNGHVEYIAAAFPSACGKTNLAMMIPPEGLKSKGYRIWTVGDDIAWMRVDSDGSLWAINPETGFFGVAPGTNSKSNPNMVETIKKNTIYTNVLLKPDNTVWWEGADEEIPTQGIDWKGKPWKPNTLDAEGKSVKGAHPNARFTTPITNCPSASFRLEQHHGVPISAIIFGGRRAHVAPLVYESFNWQHGVFVGATMGSELTAAQVGKIGAVRRDPMAMLPFCGYNMAEYFKHWLNMGKLMVKSPKIFHVNWFRTDEQGKFLWPGFCENLRILEWILDRCNNKVDAMETPIGYIPYPFNIDMTGLDLSEDVSEQLFKINKEEWSEELKGINKFFCNFKKDLPKELWEEYHALEKRFKNNAK; from the coding sequence ATGGGGCAGTATCCTACGACAAATAAGAAATTAGTTGATTGGGTAGATAAAATGGTTAAGCTTTGCGGGCCGGACAGGATAATTTGGATTAATGGTTCTGATGAGCAAAAGCTGGCACTTGAGAAAGAATCTGTGAGTTCTGGTGAATTAATCCGCTTGAATCAAGAAAAGTTGCCGGGGTGTTTCCTACATCGCAGCGCCCAGGATGATGTTGCCCGGACCGAGCATCTAACTTTTATTTGCACCAAGAAAAAACACGATGCTGGCCCAAATAATAATTGGATGTCTCCGGCTGCTGCCTACAGAAAGGCCAAGGCAATTTTTAAAGGAGCAATGGCTGGCAGGACGATGTATGTTATTCCCTTTTCGATGGGTCCGGTGGGTTCTTCTTTTAGTAAAATCGGAGTAGAATTAACTGATTCACAATATGTAGTTTTGAATATGTTAATTATGACCCGCTGCGGAGATGCGGTGTTAAGGCAGCTGGAAAAAGACGATGGTTTTACCAAATGCCTTCATTCAAAAGCCGAATTAGATATAAAAAAGAGATTGATCCTGCATTTTCCAGAAGATAATACCATTTGGAGTGTAGGTAGCGGTTATGGGGGAAATGTTCTTTTAGGAAAAAAATGTTTGTCTTTGCGAATTGCCAGTTTTATTGCTAAAAAAGAAAAGTGGATGGCAGAACATATGTTGATTATGGGTATAGAAGAGCCTAATGGGCATGTTGAATATATTGCCGCGGCATTTCCCAGTGCCTGTGGTAAAACTAATCTGGCGATGATGATTCCGCCTGAAGGCCTTAAGAGTAAAGGTTATCGTATTTGGACTGTGGGGGATGATATTGCCTGGATGCGTGTTGATTCCGACGGTTCGCTTTGGGCGATTAATCCTGAAACAGGATTCTTTGGTGTTGCTCCTGGAACAAATTCTAAATCAAACCCGAATATGGTTGAGACAATAAAAAAGAATACTATCTATACTAACGTGCTTTTAAAACCGGATAATACCGTTTGGTGGGAAGGTGCTGATGAAGAAATACCCACTCAAGGTATTGATTGGAAAGGCAAGCCTTGGAAGCCTAATACTTTGGATGCGGAAGGAAAATCCGTTAAAGGAGCCCATCCGAATGCTCGTTTTACGACTCCGATTACAAATTGTCCTTCGGCTTCATTTAGGCTGGAACAACATCATGGGGTGCCGATCTCAGCGATTATTTTTGGTGGCAGGAGGGCACATGTTGCTCCGCTTGTTTATGAATCATTTAATTGGCAGCATGGTGTATTTGTAGGTGCTACTATGGGGTCAGAATTAACTGCTGCCCAGGTGGGGAAGATTGGGGCAGTGCGCCGCGATCCTATGGCTATGCTTCCGTTTTGTGGTTATAACATGGCCGAGTATTTTAAACATTGGTTGAACATGGGAAAACTTATGGTCAAATCCCCAAAAATCTTTCATGTTAACTGGTTCCGTACGGATGAACAAGGTAAATTTTTATGGCCTGGTTTCTGTGAGAACTTAAGGATTTTAGAGTGGATATTGGATCGCTGCAATAATAAGGTAGACGCGATGGAAACGCCAATTGGCTATATCCCGTATCCTTTTAATATTGATATGACCGGTCTTGATCTTTCTGAAGATGTATCCGAGCAACTCTTTAAGATTAATAAAGAGGAGTGGTCGGAGGAGCTAAAGGGAATAAATAAATTCTTCTGTAACTTTAAGAAGGACCTGCCTAAAGAGCTCTGGGAGGAGTATCATGCTTTAGAGAAGAGATTTAAGAATAATGCCAAATAA
- a CDS encoding phosphoribosylaminoimidazolesuccinocarboxamide synthase yields MPNKLLLKTDFKDLKLWRRGKVRDVYDLSDKLLIVSTDRISCFDVVLPTGIPDKGRILTDISIFWFDLIKDIIPNHLICTDVDKYPVELKKYKEDLVGRSMLVLKTKPFPIECVVRGYLSGSGWKEYKEKQSVCGIGLPKGLRESDKLPQVLFTPTTKADVGHDQNVDQKYVEDSVGVETAQCLKKTSIDVYNRASSFALEKGIIIADTKFEFGMHDNQMIIIDEVLTPDSSRFWPLDQYKPAGPCPSFDKQFVRDYLETLAWDKTPPAPELPEEIINKTREKYLEAYRKLTLK; encoded by the coding sequence ATGCCAAATAAGCTCCTTTTAAAAACAGATTTTAAAGATTTAAAGCTTTGGCGGCGCGGTAAGGTTCGGGATGTTTATGATTTAAGTGATAAGCTTTTAATAGTCTCAACAGACCGTATATCTTGCTTTGATGTAGTTTTACCCACCGGTATTCCAGATAAAGGTAGGATCTTAACGGATATTTCAATATTTTGGTTTGATCTTATTAAAGATATTATTCCGAATCATCTGATTTGTACCGATGTGGATAAATATCCCGTTGAATTAAAAAAATATAAAGAAGATTTAGTGGGCCGTTCAATGTTAGTTTTGAAAACTAAGCCTTTTCCAATTGAATGTGTTGTGAGAGGGTATTTATCTGGTTCAGGTTGGAAAGAGTATAAAGAGAAGCAATCGGTTTGCGGAATCGGACTTCCTAAGGGGTTAAGGGAATCAGATAAATTACCCCAGGTTTTATTTACTCCCACTACTAAAGCAGATGTTGGCCATGATCAAAATGTTGACCAAAAATATGTTGAGGATTCGGTAGGCGTAGAAACCGCTCAGTGCCTGAAGAAAACAAGCATAGATGTTTATAATCGTGCCAGTAGTTTCGCTTTGGAGAAGGGGATTATTATTGCCGATACAAAATTTGAATTTGGTATGCATGATAATCAGATGATTATCATTGATGAGGTGCTTACTCCGGATTCATCGCGTTTTTGGCCGCTTGATCAGTATAAACCCGCAGGGCCTTGCCCAAGTTTTGATAAACAATTTGTCCGGGATTATTTGGAAACTTTAGCCTGGGATAAAACGCCGCCTGCCCCTGAATTGCCTGAAGAAATAATCAATAAAACAAGAGAAAAATACTTGGAAGCTTACCGAAAATTGACCTTAAAATAA
- a CDS encoding lysylphosphatidylglycerol synthase transmembrane domain-containing protein: protein MKRFKGVLAVLLRIGISVILLVLLFKFNKIDVHTLILDIKGANKFFLSVGFVAFFFIYLLGFLRWQMLLKAAGINIPLGRLISSFSGGIFFSVFLPSTIGGDFVRTVDLAGHTKKAKEVIATVFLDRLSGYIGLVFVVLPALFLGRKLILDKVVFSSVFFIIALLVIILLVLFNNYIYSKITKFLTTPKSSKIREVIKDVHQEIHVFGNHKKIIILNLATSFLIQVLSPLCVYYIGLSLGIKISFIYFLIFLPIIGAITLLPIAVGGLGLREGLFVVYFAKAAVVKQLALAMSLLSFSFIVFYGAIGGLIYVLTVHHRRIQPDKSSPV from the coding sequence ATGAAGAGATTCAAAGGAGTATTAGCTGTTTTATTAAGAATCGGAATAAGTGTTATACTTCTGGTTCTTTTGTTTAAGTTTAACAAGATTGATGTCCACACGCTGATCTTGGATATAAAAGGAGCAAATAAATTTTTTTTATCAGTAGGTTTTGTAGCCTTCTTTTTCATTTATCTCCTTGGTTTCTTACGTTGGCAAATGTTACTTAAAGCAGCCGGTATTAATATCCCTCTGGGTCGCTTGATTAGTTCTTTTTCGGGAGGTATTTTTTTTAGTGTTTTTTTACCTTCGACAATCGGAGGTGATTTTGTCAGAACTGTTGATCTTGCCGGACACACAAAGAAGGCAAAAGAGGTTATTGCTACTGTTTTTTTGGATAGGCTAAGTGGCTATATTGGCCTTGTGTTTGTAGTTTTACCTGCACTTTTTTTAGGTAGGAAATTGATATTGGATAAAGTTGTTTTCAGCTCTGTTTTTTTCATTATAGCATTATTAGTTATTATTTTGTTGGTCTTATTTAATAATTACATTTATTCCAAGATTACCAAGTTTTTAACTACACCTAAGTCAAGCAAGATAAGGGAAGTTATAAAAGATGTGCATCAAGAGATTCACGTTTTTGGCAATCATAAGAAGATAATTATTCTTAATCTGGCTACCTCTTTTCTCATACAAGTTCTTTCACCTCTGTGTGTTTATTATATTGGGCTCTCTTTGGGGATAAAAATAAGCTTTATTTATTTCCTTATTTTTTTACCGATAATCGGGGCAATTACTTTACTTCCTATTGCTGTCGGAGGTTTAGGTTTAAGAGAAGGTTTGTTTGTGGTATATTTTGCTAAAGCGGCAGTTGTAAAACAATTAGCTTTGGCTATGTCACTTTTATCTTTTTCCTTTATCGTTTTTTATGGAGCTATCGGAGGACTCATCTATGTCCTTACAGTACATCATCGACGCATACAACCTGATAAATCATCCCCGGTTTAG
- a CDS encoding NYN domain-containing protein: MSLQYIIDAYNLINHPRFRPQKQSINIQYSLADFIRFNKLSGSKNNEVILVFDGYPPAGREIPEEANLTCVFSQKKEADELIKKIVENSSQPRNIIVVTDDKEVQIMSKFLHARVSSVEEFICGKENKKIICAKISDAGDLKLTYSAMQKINAELKKKWLG; the protein is encoded by the coding sequence ATGTCCTTACAGTACATCATCGACGCATACAACCTGATAAATCATCCCCGGTTTAGGCCACAAAAACAATCAATTAACATCCAGTATTCACTGGCAGATTTTATCAGATTCAACAAATTATCTGGAAGTAAAAATAACGAAGTTATTCTTGTTTTTGACGGGTATCCTCCGGCAGGACGAGAGATCCCTGAAGAAGCTAATTTAACTTGTGTGTTTTCGCAAAAAAAAGAAGCTGATGAGCTGATAAAAAAAATAGTTGAAAATTCTTCTCAACCGAGGAATATTATTGTGGTTACTGACGATAAAGAAGTTCAGATAATGAGTAAGTTTTTGCATGCTAGGGTATCTAGTGTGGAGGAATTTATTTGCGGTAAGGAGAATAAAAAGATAATTTGCGCTAAAATTTCAGATGCAGGTGATTTGAAGTTGACTTATTCTGCGATGCAGAAGATAAATGCGGAACTCAAAAAGAAATGGTTAGGATAG
- a CDS encoding GIY-YIG nuclease family protein, with amino-acid sequence MVRNGNFKRSGKFWVYILECSDGTYYTGYSSDIGKRIELHNKGRGAKYIRGRGPVKLVWSRKYSYFRKAFLEEKRIQSLTRAQKEELVGIRCIRL; translated from the coding sequence ATGGTAAGAAATGGTAATTTTAAGCGTAGCGGAAAGTTTTGGGTTTATATACTCGAGTGTAGTGATGGCACTTATTATACAGGTTATAGTTCTGATATCGGCAAGCGCATTGAGCTGCATAATAAAGGTAGAGGTGCAAAATATATCAGAGGTAGAGGGCCGGTTAAGTTGGTGTGGAGTAGGAAGTATAGCTATTTTAGGAAAGCATTTTTAGAGGAAAAGCGGATTCAGTCATTGACAAGAGCACAGAAGGAAGAATTGGTAGGAATAAGGTGTATTAGATTATGA